Below is a window of Pseudodesulfovibrio sp. 5S69 DNA.
ACCAGCGTCAGGTATTTCTGTCCTTTGCGGGCGCTGATTCCGTCGATGGCGATGTACTTGAGCTAGTTCAGGTTGGGCTTGGAAAAACGTCGAGAGAGATACCGGTTAAAGATCGATTTGATTGTGTCCCATCCAACACCAAACAAGTCAGCCACATCCTGGATCGTCGTTTTCCTTGCCAAGGCGAGAGCATACCGTTCAAAAGCTTTCGTATACCAGCGCCTCGGTTCGGCGATCTGTATGTCGATCAAACGGACAATGCCGCAATTGCGACATCCTACCCGCCGTACGGGAATGACCAACCAGACTGGCTTAAAGCCGATAGGAACAGTCTGGACCCACCGTTCAGCAAAGCCGTGTCGAATGATGTCTCTGGAACGGCAACAAGGACAACAGATCAGGTCATCCTCGGGCTGCACTTTCATGATGATGTTGCCTGCGATAAAATCCTGTCGACCGTAGTCGTAGCCTCGCAGGCCGAACGCGTGGTAGATGAAACTCGTGGACATGGCGATTACTCCTCCCGATGCTCAGTGGTATGATTATCGGGTGGACGCCATGTCCTTTCATTTTGTCAAAAGTACGCTTGAACCGGATGAACCCGTTTTCCCAAAACGGCAACCAATCCAATGATGACGCCGACAAGCATGGTGACCAGAAGCATTATCGAACGTGATGTTGAAATCGTCCAAAACAAAAATGATATCTGGGTCTGTTCAATGTTTTGCAGAATAAACAACAAGGATAATAATACGAGCGCAATGGAAACGGCCAGGTGGGCCTTTTCCCGAAACGCTGTGAACTTGCTTCCTATCAACGATCTCCTTGGTTGATACGGAGTGGATGCTAAGATTCTTTCTTTATTTTTGGAGAGAATTGGCCACACCAATCAGTTCTTGCCACTCTTGGCCAGATGGCCATGGCCGACTCCGAGACCATAGAGACAGTTGGAGGGGAGAATCTGCATGTTCCATCTTCTTTATAGCCAGTTTGAACCGAGAGATAGTAACGACAGTTTTCACATGTTTTTTCCATCGGATATCTCCTGGTAAAGATGTCGAATTCGGTTACCAACGGTTTCAATCTTGAATTTTCAAATTTCGCCGTCGCGTTATCACGTAACTGCCTACACTGAATATACAAGTCATAATGCTCAGCGCCCTCTCCATATGAGAGTCGCATCCGATGGCATGAAGGAGGCGTCCGGCCCAGCTCCCCTGCTGCCTCACACACCCATGATGCGCTGGGACACCCGGGCAAAATGCAAGCCCTGAATCGCCATTTCAACCACGGCGGAAAGAGCTTTGGGCTTGGTCAACAGTGTTTTTAGCACCAGCTTCCAGTAGAGGATGCGGGCAGGTGAGGCGAACCCGACAGCCCACATGCTTTTCAAGAAAGCCTGAACATCCGTCCGCACCATTTTCCCCCGTGCCGTGGGCGCGTAGGAAGAGAGAAACGTGCTGATCCGCTCATAATATTTCCTTGGAGAGTAAAGCTCACCCACGAGTTTCTTGTATCCATCCAGCAGGGTTTCGCATCCCATGCGGGGATCGAAGTTCAGGCAGGCGTCGGTATTCTCTCCGCTCAATTCGCCAAGCAGTCTCCCTTCGGATTTGAGCCGAGCCCATAATCTCGTATGCGGCATCGCGTTAAGAACCCCGATCATGGCCGTCACGACCCCGATCTCCTGAATGAATCTGAATTGCTGCCCGAAAATC
It encodes the following:
- a CDS encoding helix-turn-helix domain-containing protein; translation: MSTSFIYHAFGLRGYDYGRQDFIAGNIIMKVQPEDDLICCPCCRSRDIIRHGFAERWVQTVPIGFKPVWLVIPVRRVGCRNCGIVRLIDIQIAEPRRWYTKAFERYALALARKTTIQDVADLFGVGWDTIKSIFNRYLSRRFSKPNLN
- a CDS encoding LapA family protein, with product MWPILSKNKERILASTPYQPRRSLIGSKFTAFREKAHLAVSIALVLLSLLFILQNIEQTQISFLFWTISTSRSIMLLVTMLVGVIIGLVAVLGKRVHPVQAYF